Part of the Aquimarina sp. TRL1 genome, CACTTAATTTCAGATTAACTGTACGAGATAATAAAGCTGGTGGAGCGGCTAATAACAGCGATGATATGAGAGTTACCGTTAATGGAACAGCAGGACCATTTGTTGTAAATGCTCCCAATACCAATGTATCTTGGCAGGCTGGAACATCTCAAAACGTTACCTGGGATGTAGCAGGAACAACTGGAAATGGAGTAAATGCAGCTACTGTAGATATTTTACTATCTACCGATGGAGGTGATACCTACCCTATTTCACTAGCCAGCGGAGTAACCAATGACGGATCACATTCAATTACAGTGCCGAATCAACCGGGAACACAAAACCGAATTATGGTAAAAGGAACAGCTCATATCTTTTTTGATATTTCTAATGCTAATTTTACGATAACAGGTAGTACTGGAGGAGATACACAAGCCCCTACAGTACCTGGTAATTTGACTGCATCAAACGCGACACAAACTACAATTGATTTAAGCTGGGATGCTTCAACCGATAACGTAGGTGTAACAGGTTATGAAATCTACCAGGGAAATACGCTGATAGAAACTGTTACTGGTACTTCATATACGGCAACTGGTTTATCTCCTGACACTTCTTATTCGTTCAAAATAAAAGCAAAAGATGCGGCTGGAAATACTTCTGGTTTTAGTAATACTGCTACTCTATCAACTCTTCCTGGTAATACAGGTACATGTGATGGAGGAGTGTCTTCATTCCCTTATAACGAAGGCTTTGAAAACACAATCGGAGCATGGACTCAAAACACAGATGATAATCGCAACTGGACTGTAGATGCTAATGGAACACCATCTAATAATACAGGACCTGCCAGTGCTGCACAAGGGACTTATTATGTATATATCGAAGCTTCTGGGAATGGAACAGGATACCCTAACAAAAGAGCTATTCTGACCTCTCCATGTTTTGATTTATCCGCTGCAACACAAGCGACTTTTACCTTTCAGTATCATATGTATGGGGCCTCTTCTATGGGAAGTCTTGCAATTGAAGCCAGTAGTGATAATGGTGCTAGCTGGACATCAGTTTGGTCCAAATCAGGAAACCAAGGAAATTCATGGCAGTCTGCTACTATAGACCTATCCTCTTATACCGGAGGAGCTCTACAACTAAGGTTAAATGGAGTAACAGGTACAACCTGGAGAAGTGATATCGCAGTGGATGATGTAAAACTCTCTACAGGAACTATTACAAATCCATGTACAGATGTTAACTTATCAATCAAATTAGACAATTATCCAGAAGAAACTAGCTGGGAAATACTAAATAGTAACAATCAGGTAGTAGCTTCAGGAGGAACTTATGGTTCGCAACCTGATGGATCTACTGTTACAGAAACAGCTTGTTTAGAACCTGGTTCTTATACATTCAAGATTCTTGACAGCTATGGAGATGGTATCTGCTGTAGCTATGGAAACGGTTCTTATTCATTAACTTCTGGATCAACAACATTAGCTTCTGGAGGATCATTTGGTGCCTCAGAGTCTACTTCTTTTACTATCAGTAGTACTGCGAGAGGTATTAGCATTGATGACTTTAAAACAACAGAAGCTCCTAAAATATCAATATTACCGAATCCTTCTGCCAGTCATAGCATGCTATCAGTTATCACTCCTTATAAAAATGTAAACTATGAAATCCGTGATCTATTAGGTAGAAAAGTAGACTCCGGAGTTGTTTTAGAAAAATCAATACAATTAAAAAGTTTAAAATCAGGATATTATATTGTAAAACTTAATGTAAATAATAAAATATCTAATCACAGACTTATTATCCAAAACAACTAAAAATAAAATATAACGTTTTTGTGTTAAAGCCACTAAATAGTATAACTATCTAGTGGCTTTTTAATGTAAAAAACCGCTCTGGAACCAAATAATCTTCCTCTAAAAAATGATCAAAAACCATTTTATAAAAAAACAATGCGTTTCATCGATTAAAGAGAATAAAATTTAAAATAAAGCTAGATCAGAATACGGTTAAACCGTAAATTTGCAGTCTAATTTAGCACTATGAAGAAAATTTTACTTGTACTTATTTTATTTTCTACCCTTTCCCATTATGGTCAGACCTTGTCAGAAACACATATTATATATGGCTATAAAAACATTATCATAATGGATAACGGGCAAAAATTTACCATTGTTAATGAAACTCCTTTTTATGAAGTTCACGACAATTCTATCCCTCAATTATATGAATTAAAGGATCATGTATTACGCCTTAACAGAGTTATTGTTATGAGGGACGATGAAGGAACTTATAAAAAGCTGATCGAATGGGTAAAGCATCAAATGACTTTTTATGAATTACGAAAAATAGACAGTTCACTTTATAAAGAGAATAAGATTACCAATTTAGATTCCATGATGGAATAACAATCTCAAAAGAATATACGAGAAATTGTTATAATTCTAAGAAATGAAACTTAATTTCTGAATAAGTTGCTTAATACCCCCTATTCTTTATTATATCTATTAATCGTACTGCGTGATAATGTAAGGATTTGATTAAACTGATCTTCCAAGGTCAAATTAGAGTTATCTATTTCAATAGCCCCTTCTGCTTTCTTTAAGGGAGAATCTTTTCTGGTACTATCGATATGATCTCTATTCACTACATTTTTCAACACATCTTCATAGGTAACCTGATCTCCTCTTTTTATCAATTCTTTATACCTGCGTTCTGCTCGATCTTTAGCTGTTGCTGTCATAAACAATTTTAATTCAGCATCCGGAAATACAACAGTTCCAATATCCCTTCCATCCATAACTACACCTTTATCTCTTCCCATTAATTGCTGCTGCTCTACAAGTTTTTTTCGAACTTCAGATATAGCGGCAACCTGACTGACATGCCTGGATACTGATAGGTTTCTAATTTCTTTTTCTACATTTTCTTCATTCAATAAAACTTCAGCTAACCTGGTGGTTTGATTTACTTCGAATTTTATATGTATATCCGGTAAAGAATTAATGAGACGATCTACATCAAAATGTGTTTGATCTATTATTTTATTTCTCATTGCATATAAGGTTACCGATCGGTACATGGCGCCAGTATCTACATAAATGTACCCCAAGGTTTTTGCTAATTGCTTTGCTACAGTGCTTTTCCCTGTTGATGAAAATCCATCAATAGCTATAATTATTTTCTTATCAGACACGCTTTGTTTATTATTTAAATAGTAGAAACTAAAAACAGGCTAATTTACGTATTAGATACCAAATCCATCACAGATTTTACATAAAAAAACCGGAATACTCCAAGAGTACTCCGGTTTTTATTCATTGAATCTCTTTGATTACTTTATGATCAAACTATCTATCTCGGGACATCCCGAATTAAGAGCTATTTTCTATATCATGTTTTCCCTGCTTGCTTACAGCTAGGCTTTGCCTTAAAACTTTTTAGCGTTTTTTACTTTACTTTTTGTCAGCGCAATATCCAAAACTTCACTCATTTCTGTTACGTAATGAAATTTTAAACCTTTGAGATATTCCTGCTTAATCTCATCAATATCTCTTTTGTTTTCTGCACAAAGTAAAATTTCTTTTATACTAGCTCTTTTAGCAGCTAAAATTTTCTCTTTAATTCCACCAACTGGTAGTACTTTTCCTCTAAGGGTAATTTCCCCGGTCATAGCTATTCCTTTTTTCACTTTTTGCTGTGTAAACAAAGAAACCAAAGAAGTAAGCATCGTTACCCCGGCACTAGGACCGTCTTTAGGAGTAGCTCCTTCCGGTACATGAATATGAACATTGTATTTTTCAAAAATAGTAGTATTAATTCCTAGTTCTTCTGCATTTGCTTTGATATATTCCATAGCAATGGTAGAAGATTCTTTCATTACCTTCCCCAAGTTACCCGTAATTGTCAGGTTTCCTTTTCCTTTGGATATAATTGATTCTATGAATAAGATATCTCCTCCTACACTAGTCCACGCTAAACCGGTTACAACTCCAGCTACATCATTATTCTCATATTTATCCCGTTCTAATTTAGGAGCTCCCAATATCTCGACGATGTCTTCATTGGTAATTTTGACATTATACTCCTCCTCCATCGCAATATTTTTAGCCGCATAACGGACTACTTTTGCTATTTGTTTTTCCAACCCTCTTACTCCGGATTCTCTGGTATAGCCTTCTACAATTTTTTCTAACTGTACTTTTCCTATTTTTAGATGTTTAGTATCTAGCCCATGCTCTACTAACTGTTTTGGCAATAAGTGCTGTTTAGCAATTTCTACCTTTTCTTCTATGGTATACCCTGTCACATTAATAATCTCCATACGATCTCTTAGTGCTGGTTGTATGGTATTTAGACTATTAGATGTCGCAACAAACATTACCTTGGACAGGTCAAATCCTACTTCTAAGAAATTGTCATAAAACTCTGAATTTTGCTCAGGATCCAATACTTCTAACAAGGCAGAAGACGGGTCTCCCTGATTCCCCACGGATAGCTTATCAATTTCATCCAGCACAAATACCGGATTACTAGTTCCTGCTTTCTTAAGACTCTGAATAATTCTTCCTGGCATAGCTCCTATATAGGTCTTTCTATGTCCTCTGATCTCTGCTTCATCTCTAAGCCCTCCCAGAGAAATTCTTACGTACTCTCTCCCTAAGGCTTCTGCTATCGATTTCCCTAAAGAAGTTTTTCCTACTCCCGGAGGTCCATACAGACATAAAATAGGAGATTTCATATCATTGCGCAGTTTTAATACGGCCAGATACTCTATAATACGTTCTTTTACTTTATCAAGTCCATAGTGATCCCGATCCAAAATTTCTTTTGCTTTCTTCAGGTCAAATTTATCAGTACTATACTCTTCCCACGGAAGGTCCAGAAACAAATCAAGGTAATTTCGCTGAATAGAATATTCCGCCACCTGAGGATTCATTCGCTGGATTTTTGACAATTCTTTGTCAAAGTGTTTTTTTACATCCTCATTCCATTTTTTCTCTTTACTACGCTGGCGCATTTCCTCTATTTCATCTTCATGAGAAACCCCTCCTAGCTCTTCCTGAATGGTTTTCATTTGTTGATGTAGAAAATACTCTCGCTGCTGCTGGCTCATATCATGTTGAACCTTATTCTGAATGTCATTTCTAAGTTCTAATTTCTGAAACTCTACATTCATATAACGAAGGGTAACCAGCGCCCGTTCACTTAAGTCATTGATTTCTAGTATTTTTTGTTTTTCATCAACTGGCAAATTGAGGTTTGATGATACAAAATTGATTAGAAATGAGCTACTCTCTATATTTTTAATCGCAAATGATGCTTCAGAAGGAATATTGGGACTCTCTTTGATAATTTCTAATGCCAGATCTTTAATTGAGTCAATAATTGCCTTGAATTCCTGATTATCATTTGCAGGTCTTTCTTCGGCTACCTCCTTAATCTTAGCTTTGATATATGGTTCTTCCTCTACAAACTCATCAATCTCAAATCTCTTTTTCCCCTGAAGAATAACTGTCGTATTTCCATCAGGCATTTTTAAAACCCTTAGAATTCTTGCGACAACTCCTATCCTATTTATATCATTTACTGAAGGATTTTCAATCTCTTCTTCTTTTTGAGAAACTACCCCAATAGTTTTATCTCCGTTATTAGCTTCATTAATTAGCTTGATCGACTTATCCCTTCCTGCAGTTATAGGAATAACTACTCCGGGAAATAATACAGTATTTCGCAATGGTAAAATAGGAATACAATCTGGTAAGTCTTCTTTATTAATTTCCTCTTCATCCTCAGGTGTCATTAAAGGGATCAATTCTGCATCTTCATTAATTCCTTGAAATGACAAACTGTCAACTGTTATAAATTTGGATTTAGTCATATGTATATATCAAAAGCCATTTTGTCACAAAAACAAAATAAGACTTCTATTTATTTTTTTGTTTAAAGCTCATAATAAGGAACATACAAAATAATCATATCAATTATTTAACTTCCTTTATCCGTGTAAGTCAATTGTTATGCCAGAAAATAAAAAAAAATTTTCCTAAACTGTAACAAAAAGTGACATTACATATCTTTAATGTAAAAATAACCTGATTTTTTGAAACTAACCCAACTAAATACAGAACAACTTGTAAATAAATGTCGGAATAAAGATCAACATGCTCAGATGGAGATCTATAGGCGATATTATAAAGCAATGTATAATACTGCATATAGAATTCTAAAAAATGGTATGGACGCGGAAGACATCATGCAAGAGGCATTTTTAAATGCATTTACGAAACTAGAAAAATTAGAAAATGATAAATTATTTGGACCCTGGCTAAAAAGAATTGTAATTAATTTAAGCCTGTCACATATTAAAAAAAGTAAACCGAATGACGAATTAGATTGGGATCGTGTAGAACATACTTTACACGATGATGATCAAGGTGTATCGGAAGAAGACACATCAACTACTTCTATTACATCTAAAATAGTACAGACCCTGCATACCCTAAAACAGAACTATAGTACTATTTTATCTTTACATCTTATCGAGGGATATGATTATGACGAGATCTGTGATATTATGGATATTACTCCTGCTAATTGTAGGACAATGATCTCCAGAGCTAAAGAAAGTTTACGAAAAAAAATTGAAATCGCATGAAAGAAGATGAATTAGACAAGCTTTTTGACTCTATAGAAGATTCCTTTGATATCTATGAGCCTTCTGAGAATCACGAAGCTAAATTTTTGAAAAAATTAAAACAGCAATCCGACGTCAAAGTAGTACCTATTGCTCCTAAAAAAAGAAACTGGGTATCTATAGTCAGTATTGCCGCTTCTATCGCCATTCTTATGGGAATTTTTATCCCCAAAATGATGACGACAGAAGAAGAAACTGCTGATTTAGCAACTATTTCTCCCAAAATGGAAGAAACGCAAGATTTCTTTACCAAAGCAATTGCTTATCAATTAGAAGAAATAGAACAACTGAGCTCAGAAAACACAGAAGACCTTGTCAAAGATGCCATGAGTCAACTGCGTAAACTGGAAAAAAATTACGATAAATTAAAAATTGATCTTGTTCAAAGCGGCTATAATAAAAAAGTGATTAGCGCTATGATTAAAAACTTTCAAAAAAGAAGCTCACTATTAGAACAAGTTCTAGAAAAAATAGAAGAAATTAACGAATTAAAATTGCAAGAAAATGAAACTGATATTCTCTAAAATCCTCTGGGTATTATTCTGTATCCCTACCCTATTACTCGCGAATGGTCCTACGTTCAAAAACGGGAAATACACCAAAGAAAAAGCAATAAAAAAAGAGTTCTCAGTTTCTAATGACGCCTTATTAGT contains:
- a CDS encoding reprolysin-like metallopeptidase: MKKQLSWLLCLCCIGIGYSQTNNYWKKTTVKSQTSIITTKRNLPNKTVFGLDIEGLKKVLKGSPSREKSAGKSNVIVQFPNANGDMESFKIFEAPVMHPDLAAKYPSIKSYAGQGIDDPTAIIRFSIAPSGLQSMKLSASEGSVFIEPYTTDGSYTIYKRSEKTATESKLRCLVEEKTSHKNFSGTTKRNADDGILRTFRLAVSTNGEYTQFHGGTKAGAMAAINATMTRVNGVYENDFGITMVLIANNDDVIYTNASTDPYSNGSFNSQLQSTLTSVIGEANYDVGHLFAKAGDNGNAGCIGCVCVNNRKGSAFTSRGTPEGDAFDIDYVAHELGHQFGANHTFTIRNEGTNAHYEPGSGSTIMGYAGITGATDVQQNSDPYFHFFSIQQVTNYVKSTNCQTNTNTGNAVPTVNAGADYTIPKGTPFVLTGQANDTDGDTLTYCWEQADENDASSTYPSATGTSGVTFRSYNPTTDNKRYFPRLETIKTGATSWQWEAVPTVARTLNFRLTVRDNKAGGAANNSDDMRVTVNGTAGPFVVNAPNTNVSWQAGTSQNVTWDVAGTTGNGVNAATVDILLSTDGGDTYPISLASGVTNDGSHSITVPNQPGTQNRIMVKGTAHIFFDISNANFTITGSTGGDTQAPTVPGNLTASNATQTTIDLSWDASTDNVGVTGYEIYQGNTLIETVTGTSYTATGLSPDTSYSFKIKAKDAAGNTSGFSNTATLSTLPGNTGTCDGGVSSFPYNEGFENTIGAWTQNTDDNRNWTVDANGTPSNNTGPASAAQGTYYVYIEASGNGTGYPNKRAILTSPCFDLSAATQATFTFQYHMYGASSMGSLAIEASSDNGASWTSVWSKSGNQGNSWQSATIDLSSYTGGALQLRLNGVTGTTWRSDIAVDDVKLSTGTITNPCTDVNLSIKLDNYPEETSWEILNSNNQVVASGGTYGSQPDGSTVTETACLEPGSYTFKILDSYGDGICCSYGNGSYSLTSGSTTLASGGSFGASESTSFTISSTARGISIDDFKTTEAPKISILPNPSASHSMLSVITPYKNVNYEIRDLLGRKVDSGVVLEKSIQLKSLKSGYYIVKLNVNNKISNHRLIIQNN
- the lon gene encoding endopeptidase La → MTKSKFITVDSLSFQGINEDAELIPLMTPEDEEEINKEDLPDCIPILPLRNTVLFPGVVIPITAGRDKSIKLINEANNGDKTIGVVSQKEEEIENPSVNDINRIGVVARILRVLKMPDGNTTVILQGKKRFEIDEFVEEEPYIKAKIKEVAEERPANDNQEFKAIIDSIKDLALEIIKESPNIPSEASFAIKNIESSSFLINFVSSNLNLPVDEKQKILEINDLSERALVTLRYMNVEFQKLELRNDIQNKVQHDMSQQQREYFLHQQMKTIQEELGGVSHEDEIEEMRQRSKEKKWNEDVKKHFDKELSKIQRMNPQVAEYSIQRNYLDLFLDLPWEEYSTDKFDLKKAKEILDRDHYGLDKVKERIIEYLAVLKLRNDMKSPILCLYGPPGVGKTSLGKSIAEALGREYVRISLGGLRDEAEIRGHRKTYIGAMPGRIIQSLKKAGTSNPVFVLDEIDKLSVGNQGDPSSALLEVLDPEQNSEFYDNFLEVGFDLSKVMFVATSNSLNTIQPALRDRMEIINVTGYTIEEKVEIAKQHLLPKQLVEHGLDTKHLKIGKVQLEKIVEGYTRESGVRGLEKQIAKVVRYAAKNIAMEEEYNVKITNEDIVEILGAPKLERDKYENNDVAGVVTGLAWTSVGGDILFIESIISKGKGNLTITGNLGKVMKESSTIAMEYIKANAEELGINTTIFEKYNVHIHVPEGATPKDGPSAGVTMLTSLVSLFTQQKVKKGIAMTGEITLRGKVLPVGGIKEKILAAKRASIKEILLCAENKRDIDEIKQEYLKGLKFHYVTEMSEVLDIALTKSKVKNAKKF
- a CDS encoding RNA polymerase sigma factor — protein: MKLTQLNTEQLVNKCRNKDQHAQMEIYRRYYKAMYNTAYRILKNGMDAEDIMQEAFLNAFTKLEKLENDKLFGPWLKRIVINLSLSHIKKSKPNDELDWDRVEHTLHDDDQGVSEEDTSTTSITSKIVQTLHTLKQNYSTILSLHLIEGYDYDEICDIMDITPANCRTMISRAKESLRKKIEIA
- the cmk gene encoding (d)CMP kinase — protein: MSDKKIIIAIDGFSSTGKSTVAKQLAKTLGYIYVDTGAMYRSVTLYAMRNKIIDQTHFDVDRLINSLPDIHIKFEVNQTTRLAEVLLNEENVEKEIRNLSVSRHVSQVAAISEVRKKLVEQQQLMGRDKGVVMDGRDIGTVVFPDAELKLFMTATAKDRAERRYKELIKRGDQVTYEDVLKNVVNRDHIDSTRKDSPLKKAEGAIEIDNSNLTLEDQFNQILTLSRSTINRYNKE